Proteins encoded together in one Felis catus isolate Fca126 chromosome B3, F.catus_Fca126_mat1.0, whole genome shotgun sequence window:
- the CB3H14orf93 gene encoding uncharacterized protein C14orf93 homolog isoform X1: MSFSATILFSPPGGSEARCCCCACKSETSGGSTSSQGGNPPPSTPITVTGHGLAVQSSEQLLHIIYQRVEKAVGLAEAALGLARANNELLKCLQEEVGELRQGKASAPEEDGDGRAQGSPPEEAGPLKESPGEACKAASAAEEECDSVGSGMQVVIEELWQVGAASAVGPGPLGFPAGQRDTRLPGCTLAASEAAPMLNPLVDDYVASEGAVQRVLVPAYAKQLSPATQLAIQRATSETGPENGTKLPPPRPEDMLSAAAALDGALEESGPGGTGELRHSLGFTASPCRTRGSGQKNSRRKRDLVLSKLVHNVHNHITNDKRFNGSESIKSSWNISVVKFLLEKLKQELVTSPHNYTDKELKGACVAYFLTKRREYRNSLNPFKGLKEKEEKKLRSRRYRLFANRSSIMRHFGPEDQRLWKDVTEELMSDEEDSLNEPGVWVARPPRFRAQRLTELCYHLDANSKHGTKANRVYGPPSDRLPSAEAQLLPPELYNPNFQEEEDEGGDENGPVSPSFDQPHKTCCPDLNSFIEIKVEKDE; encoded by the exons ATGTCCTTCAGTGCCAccattctcttctcccctcctggtGGCAGTGAGGCCAGATGTTGCTGCTGCGCCTGTAAGAGCGAGACTAGTGGGGGCAGCACAAGCTCTCAGGGCGGGAACCCTCCTCCCAGCACCCCTATCACAGTGACCGGACATGGCCTGGCGGTTCAGAGTTCAGAGCAGCTCCTTCATATTATCTACCAGCGCGTGGAGAAGGCAGTGGGCCTGGCTGAGGCTGCTCTGGGGCTCGCCAGGGCCAACAACGAATTACTAAAATGTCTCCAGGAGGAGGTGGGTGAGCTGAGGCAGGGGAAAGCCTCCGCCCCTGAGGAAGATGGGGACGGCAGGGCCCAGGGCTCCCCACCCGAGGAGGCTGGGCCTCTCAAAGAGAGCCCCGGGGAAGCCTGCAAGGCCGCATCTGCCGCAGAGGAGGAATGTGACAGCGTGGGCAGCGGCATGCAGGTGGTGATTGAGGAGCTGTGGCAGGTGGGAGCCGCGTCGGCTGTGGGTCCCGGGCCTTTGGGCTTCCCGGCCGGCCAGAGAGACACGCGGCTCCCTGGATGCACCCTGGCTGCCAGCGAGGCGGCCCCGATGCTCAATCCC CTGGTGGATGATTATGTGGCCTCTGAGGGTGCAGTACAGCGGGTGCTGGTCCCTGCTTATGCCAAGCAACTCTCACCAGCCACACAACTGGCTATCCAGCGGGCAACCTCAGAGACAGGGCCAGAAAATGGAACCAAGCTGCCACCGCCCCGCCCTGAGGACATGCTCAGTGCTGCAGCTGCGCTGGACGGTGCCTTGGAAGAGTCAGGCCCTGGGGGAACAGGGGAGCTGAGACACTCTCTAGGGTTTACTGCTTCCCCATGCAGGACCAGAGGGAGTGGGCAGAAGAACTCCAGGCGCAAGCGGGATCTGGTACTCTCC AAATTGGTCCACAATGTGCATAACCACATCACCAACGACAAGAGATTCAATGGGTCTGAAAG CATCAAGTCCTCTTGGAATATTTCAGTAGTGAAGTTCCTTCTGGAAAAGCTCAAGCAGGAGCTGGTGACCAGTCCCCACAATTACACTGATAAGGAGCTGAAAG gagcCTGTGTAGCCTACTTCCTTACTAAGAGGCGTGAGTACCGCAATTCCCTGAACCCCTTTAAAGgcctgaaggaaaaagaggagaagaagcTTCGAAGTCGCAGATACCGG CTTTTTGCCAACCGATCCAGCATCATGAGGCATTTTGGACCTGAGGACCAACGCCTATGGAAGGATGTGACAGAAGAGCTGATGTCAGATGAAGAGGACAGTCTTAATGAGccaggtgtctgggtggcccgGCCTCCCCGTTTCCGGGCCCAGCGCCTCACGGAACTCTGCTACCACCTGGATGCCAACTCTAAGCATGGCACAAAAGCCAACCGTGTGTATGGACCTCCCTCAGACCGATTACCTTCTGCTGAGGCCCAGCTCCTTCCACCAGAACTTTACAATCCTAATTTccaagaagaggaagatgagggaGGTGATGAGAATGGACCTGTCTCCCCATCTTTTGACCAACCCCACAAAACCTGTTGTCCTGACTTGAACTCCTTCATTGAAATCAAAGTGGAAAAGGATGAATGA
- the CB3H14orf93 gene encoding uncharacterized protein C14orf93 homolog isoform X2, with protein MSFSATILFSPPGGSEARCCCCACKSETSGGSTSSQGGNPPPSTPITVTGHGLAVQSSEQLLHIIYQRVEKAVGLAEAALGLARANNELLKCLQEEVGELRQGKASAPEEDGDGRAQGSPPEEAGPLKESPGEACKAASAAEEECDSVGSGMQVVIEELWQVGAASAVGPGPLGFPAGQRDTRLPGCTLAASEAAPMLNPKLVHNVHNHITNDKRFNGSESIKSSWNISVVKFLLEKLKQELVTSPHNYTDKELKGACVAYFLTKRREYRNSLNPFKGLKEKEEKKLRSRRYRLFANRSSIMRHFGPEDQRLWKDVTEELMSDEEDSLNEPGVWVARPPRFRAQRLTELCYHLDANSKHGTKANRVYGPPSDRLPSAEAQLLPPELYNPNFQEEEDEGGDENGPVSPSFDQPHKTCCPDLNSFIEIKVEKDE; from the exons ATGTCCTTCAGTGCCAccattctcttctcccctcctggtGGCAGTGAGGCCAGATGTTGCTGCTGCGCCTGTAAGAGCGAGACTAGTGGGGGCAGCACAAGCTCTCAGGGCGGGAACCCTCCTCCCAGCACCCCTATCACAGTGACCGGACATGGCCTGGCGGTTCAGAGTTCAGAGCAGCTCCTTCATATTATCTACCAGCGCGTGGAGAAGGCAGTGGGCCTGGCTGAGGCTGCTCTGGGGCTCGCCAGGGCCAACAACGAATTACTAAAATGTCTCCAGGAGGAGGTGGGTGAGCTGAGGCAGGGGAAAGCCTCCGCCCCTGAGGAAGATGGGGACGGCAGGGCCCAGGGCTCCCCACCCGAGGAGGCTGGGCCTCTCAAAGAGAGCCCCGGGGAAGCCTGCAAGGCCGCATCTGCCGCAGAGGAGGAATGTGACAGCGTGGGCAGCGGCATGCAGGTGGTGATTGAGGAGCTGTGGCAGGTGGGAGCCGCGTCGGCTGTGGGTCCCGGGCCTTTGGGCTTCCCGGCCGGCCAGAGAGACACGCGGCTCCCTGGATGCACCCTGGCTGCCAGCGAGGCGGCCCCGATGCTCAATCCC AAATTGGTCCACAATGTGCATAACCACATCACCAACGACAAGAGATTCAATGGGTCTGAAAG CATCAAGTCCTCTTGGAATATTTCAGTAGTGAAGTTCCTTCTGGAAAAGCTCAAGCAGGAGCTGGTGACCAGTCCCCACAATTACACTGATAAGGAGCTGAAAG gagcCTGTGTAGCCTACTTCCTTACTAAGAGGCGTGAGTACCGCAATTCCCTGAACCCCTTTAAAGgcctgaaggaaaaagaggagaagaagcTTCGAAGTCGCAGATACCGG CTTTTTGCCAACCGATCCAGCATCATGAGGCATTTTGGACCTGAGGACCAACGCCTATGGAAGGATGTGACAGAAGAGCTGATGTCAGATGAAGAGGACAGTCTTAATGAGccaggtgtctgggtggcccgGCCTCCCCGTTTCCGGGCCCAGCGCCTCACGGAACTCTGCTACCACCTGGATGCCAACTCTAAGCATGGCACAAAAGCCAACCGTGTGTATGGACCTCCCTCAGACCGATTACCTTCTGCTGAGGCCCAGCTCCTTCCACCAGAACTTTACAATCCTAATTTccaagaagaggaagatgagggaGGTGATGAGAATGGACCTGTCTCCCCATCTTTTGACCAACCCCACAAAACCTGTTGTCCTGACTTGAACTCCTTCATTGAAATCAAAGTGGAAAAGGATGAATGA